The DNA sequence AGATATGCCTCCATGTGCATCGACCACGTGTTGTAATTTTGGTTGTTAAGTTTCTTGATTCCGCCGACCACTTGAAGGTCACCCATCGTGCAAACTCTGTAGTACTAAACCACAGACGATCACTCTAAGAAACTCAACAAAGGACTCTTTCGGAACGAACTCGAtccggctctgataccacttgttggaCACCACAACACGTGAAAAACgtaattactttattattgtaaaagcaATTACACCAAGACTTGAACACTTTAACTTGACCACAATACACACTAAGCActcactcttttattttatcacTAGACACCTTTACTACACACTTGTGTATAACTCACACTTTTGGGATACTTTGTCTTTAGACACTTATTAAGAACTCACACACTTTAGACTCTTTTTCTCACACTTGAACTCTCTTGCTCAAACTTACATCTTAAGCACACACCTCACTTATATTTATAGGCTACAAAGGATGTATCTAAAgatttctagatttttctaatttactAGCTAATTAATTACTTCTTACTATTTTCTAAACAACTCTAGAATTATCTAATCTTAGTTCTAGTGATTCTAAGTTTTCTCTAAAACTTTCTAGATTGTTCTTGATTTTTCTTACAAATTTCTTAGAACATTGTAAAACATTCTAACATATTCTAGATTTGATAATGATTTTTAACATAAGGTATATTATATTTCGATGAAATCCTTCAACTTACACTGCCCCAACTTCCACCCACCAAGAACAATTTATGAAAGTACCGAGCAGTACTAATAGACCCAGAATCTAGTTAAGTTTCTACTTTGTACCTAAAAGTATAATATAAGTataatttttaactaattttaaatgtccattcaaaaaaaaaaaaaaactaattttaaatgtttaaataattattatatgaagatttttttaaagatctttttaataaatttttttagaaaaatatttagataaattttgtaactaaattagaaattatataaattattttaattttaaaattaacttcTCAAAAATTCTTTTAAAGAGTTACaaattcttctaattttttattttttattttttatccaaACACTCATAGAACTTCTTTAAtagtaaagttaaaaaaaaaaaaaaaacttatgtaAATTAAGTCAAACGGGACctttttttagaaaatgtttaagaaaaataaaaaataaaagtttactTGTATgttaaaaaaacttattaaaaagtgtttttttttcttctttagctTATGTATATACATAGCCAATGCAAATTCATCTTAATTAGAACTGGTCATGGTAGTAATTTACCATAAATAATCTATCTCTGTAcaactaattaaaaattatatgggTTCAATTTTCTCAACAATTAACCAAAATCATTAGATCAATATTGTTTTCTGAGATTGGGTTTATACCATCCCAGCTGATATGGTAGGTTAACCATTCAGTAACTTTCATTACTTCatatcatatattatttttttcatgtgGTCAAACTTAATATAGCAGTACATCTTTCCTTTTGTTTGTGCAACTGTACAGGTGCGTATTAATTGATGAAATTAGTTAGTGGTTAACCAAATCCATCATCACCATTAGACTACAGATTAATAATGAGAAGATTAAAATTAATGTTGAATGTTACAATTAAATACTACAGATTTGTCTTGGTAAATAGAGTATAAGTAtgtaaagttttaagtttgtaagtaatatgaatttaatatttatttttagcggcataaataataaatatttataaaattgtaattttttttttaatttcgttaATATAGActctattttgaatttttattaaaagaacattAATTAGAAGTAActctatatttttttgtttagatCCAATAATTTAGAGTTCAAGTCTTATGTgtcttaaaaataaatattaaatttatgtcacttataaatttaaaactttaaatatttGTGTCATTATTTACCTATTGTAGGATTAAATAGGGAATGGAGTAGGATGGACTGGACAACCGTTTTTGGGTACATGCGGTTCAGGTCATTGTTTAGGATTACTACTTAAGGAGGCATccatttctcaaaaatgctatttCTTCAACTTACAtaaagtctatttttttttctcaaaaatactattttatatacaaattattaaggttttattgaaaaaaatgataaaaaaatacagAATTTATATTactttaaaacttgaaacttttAGTATTTGTACTACTATTTACTTTTACTTTTTCTTAATGAGTTTTAggcaaaaatttataattttactgccacacaaatttttttacaaaaatactttcttTATATAAAACAATCGTAAAGCAATAAAattgaacaattaaaacaacagtgaaACAACCGTGAAAACTTAACTGAGTACATAGTATAAAATttacacagtattttttttaaaaaaaaaaaatttgccctACAGTAAACAAATAAAcaccacatactgaaattttcaattttttttatttttataatgtgggacaaattttttttcaaaaatactgtgtaagttttatactgtgtactgtgttaagtttttactgttatttttagttgttctgttttgtgttctactgttgttttataaaaatacagtatttaaaaaaaaaaaattaactcaaattttaatattttttttaaatttgccttaaaaaaattgaaaatttaagtaTGTGCTGTAAAAACTCTTTTTTAATAAGGATGTGATTAAATGGGTGAATGGGGGTAGGGACAACCGTTTTTGGGTACATGCGGATCAGGCCATTGTTTAGGATTACTACTTAATGAGgcatcatttttcaaaaatgctaTTTTCTCTACCTACAAAAAGTCcacttttttcaaaaataccattttataTACAAACATTATTAAggttttattgaaaaaaaatattgaaagtaataAACTTTGTATTGGATCTAACTCATCTCAAGGATCGGCTCTGTAGAGACGAAAATCATTTTTCATCCTTCAATGTTAAAGATACATAATCAATTTTCACATAAAGCATCTCTGAGAGATCTTAATTCCAAAAGTTTAGTAAATTTcggatatttttaattttatgggtTTTAATgaatagttttataaaaatttggcttattattaaaaaatttatttaataggaaatttttattaaaaaatatgaagaaaacatTATATGGTAACTGGTTACTCTGGTTACTATCTGATTGACTCCATATTAGCTGGTTATCCTTACctgttttccattttttttcaattgaaTTTTTTCGATAAAATAGCGTTTTTACTTTTTTCTAAgccatattttgtaaaatttgtaATTTCCTCATGAAGATCAATCAATAATGATGATACTAAATAATCACAATTCCATTAACAAATATTTTTGTTGTGTATATTTATACAAGttaacaataaaaaatcaatGAATAGTTAACTATTAATTACATATATCGTTAGGACTATATAATGTGAGTGTATATACTTTAATCTTAGAAAAGCTTGCTTGCAAACTCTTCAGAATCAGAAGAACCATGAGGATTAATATATCTTgaacttgaagaagaaagattTTTGAGCTCAGACAAGCTTCGACCAAGCTTCAAAGCCACCTTGGTTTGAAACACTTCACCATTCTCTCTTCTCTCCACATCTGTTTCCTTCAAGTTAGATTCAATACTCTCTTCCATGAGTCTGAAGAAACCAGCATTACTCCTATACATTTCAAACACCATTCCAACCTGACCACCATGTTCCAATGTGTTCACCACGCTAGCCAAAGCTCCGGCCACAACTCCGACCACCGTGGCAGCAGCTCCCACCCCATGAGTACTGCCAAAACCACCGGAAACAGCCGTAGCTGCAGCCGCTAAACCGGTCAACACAGGTCCAGAAATCGCCAACATTTTGTTGAGTTTCAAGGCCTTTTCACTAAGCCTCAAGTAATCAGCAACGTCTTTTCTTTCTATAATCTTTGAAACCTCTCTCATTTCCTCTTCCAATTTTGGACTCCAACCATTGTTGTTATTGTAATCGTTTCTCATTCCAAGTTCTTGTGATTTTTGCTTTTTCTGCTCTGTTTTTCTCGGCCACCAAACAGCAGATTCTACAGTTTCAGGGAATTTCTCAATCATGGCGCCCAAAAGAGGAAGCGGGTATGCTTTATCTAAAGCCAAAACTTTTTCCATGGCTTCATTTACGTCCAAAGCTGTTGGGTTTCCAATGGTGAGTTGGGTTTGGATCTCTGTTTGTAGTTGTTTGAATAATCTAGAGGCGTTTCTCTGTTCTTCGGCCAATTGTGAAGGTTGGATTTTGTTCATGATCACCAATATTCCAGTGGCTGCCAAATAGAGAATCGTGGAGGAGAGTTTCAGGGCTATGGAGGGTGATGACAGTACTGAAATTCCAGCCATGGTTGCAGCTGCTAGAGTGATCGAATTCACAGATGACAACAAGAGATTGTTCCAATTATCACGCTGTTCTCCAATGTTCTTATGCATCTCCACTCTGTCCGTAACAGACTCCAAAATCGCATACATCTTTTCCATTTGTATGGTCGACGAATCAAGATTTGATCTTTTTATGATATCCATATCTTGAAACCCCAAAGAGTATGGGATTTTTTGAAGAGAAAGTAATGGATTAGTTGTTGTACTTTTTGCCTGGTTTTGCACTTTTGGTAGGTTAAGAATGGCTCTAGTAGGAGCAAGGGAAACTCCAAAACGACGTCGTGTTTGGGATGAGCAGCTAATGTTACTGACCTTCATATAAACCGCGCTTGAAGCTTGAATTGTTACCATTCTATACTATTGATCTAGCTTATAATATAAACAGATCAAATTATTGAGAGTgataaatagagaaaaaaagaaaggcTATAGATTTTGTTGAAAATGGTTTTGAAAGGATTTGAATGGAGAATACCTATTGTGGGTAGTTGGTATTTATAGTACAAGAGTTTTTTTATACAATATAAGCAAAAAGTCAATTAATGAAAATGTCAAGGTTGAAAGTTTGAATAAGGCTTTTTAATCTGTCTATCGACGAAGACTGTTTCTCGTTTTGGTTATCTCTCTATCTTTCTCTTATACAAAGTCTATTATCTAAACCCTCTCAATTTGGCTGCTTAGGAACCCAAAATCTTATTCATTGACTTTCAACAGCCATAACGAGTAGTAGAACTCCGAAAGAGACAAATAGTAAGTTGAGTTCTCTACCATGTTCtgtaattagtttaattaatccagctttttttataaataaaaataaaatattatccaACATATAATTGAGCATATaatattagagaaaaattatgtAGTACATTTTTTATATGCTATGTTACGACATTGTTGACGCATGTACGTTAATATAGTATATTTTCTGTAATGAAAATATACATCTTTTGAGGTAAACAACACCAACGGCCGTAGAATATGAATATACAGATTCAACAAATCTCATGTTGGTTTGTTCCCCTGGTGTTCAGATTTTGTTCTTGGATTATTAAAATTTACGATATTATAaagttatatttaaataaagctTGTCGATCCCTGGTCATATATCTTAGCATTAAAAATTTGAAGAattcatttaaatattttcaaaatttatcacATGATCAACTAAACTTCACACTCCCAACAATTTTGTATAGCTTATTTAGCCCCCCATCCTGGTCAACAGGGTAGAAAGAGTCCTGCAAAGATTGTTTGGTCAAAGtacaatggtttttttttttttggggtaaCGATCAACCTCTAATCCAAGGCAAGATTCAActgtatttcaaaaatatttatcaaaaaaaaaaaatcaaaattcaaGATGATATATTCAATTTCAACCCAGTTGtaacatattttaaagttattatTACACATTACTGTTCTAAAAAATATGCtaaatttattacatattaaaaatTTGATCAAATTTgacataaattataatattatcatAAATTTAACTCAcaataaatactactttttatttattatttattatgattattataattcgcttttactaaattttatattctttatctaacatattatcattattaaaataataattttatatatattcaatgaaatataaaataatcattaatataattaattatgtttttttttattttatattttgtgcaCACAATTATGCCAAATGTACAAACTCATTTTGTGCCAACACAAATTTAATATCATCATATACGTGATGTtcctataatataaaaattgtaTGCGTTATCTTTCAGTCATGCCTTATGCATACACATATACTATTattatatacagtagaacctctatttaagaatactctattcaagaataatctctaatttgttataaaaaaatcaaatcccgatttgggccagttataaataagaataacctctaaattgtaattagttatacattttttaagtcccgtattaacaaagtatacctctatataagaataattacatcttaataaaatatatacatgtattttataaatttatttatgtaaaattaataattttattttaattataatacatatatgaaattatatttactctaaaatatttttattatgatatagtattaatgattatttattgttattattgtaacattgatattttttggttttttaatttttttttttctagtgtaactctatttagttataacctctcaattagaatataatttacttggtccccaggtgtattcttggatagaggttctactttttatacataatttttatatagtatttattATTGGCCGAGCCACAAGGggcaattaattgattttattatttcttattcAAACATGTCCCTACCATGCTTTTTACCTGTTCCTCACATGCACGAGTGGACTCAACTAATCGTGTAAGCAAACTACAGCTCGGAGTGGGACTGGGAGCATAGCCACAAAAATTTGCATCATTGAGACTTGAATACTTAATAAATAGCGAACTACCCGATCATAAATTACATTCAATGAGAGAACTGGGCAGTTTTTAATAATCCAACTAAACATtactttgaaaatttaaataggATTAACACTAACAGTGGCTGCTTGGTACAGTAAAATTGCATATTTTTCACACCAAAAAAAAAGCTGCAACTAAATTCTGGAGGATGACCTAGAACTGATTTCAGGACAGTACTACCCACacctaataaattatatttattatgttgtcATTCTATGAATGTTTGGCGTGTAGTAACAAAACAtaacaaaacaacaacaataatagaGTAAGTATACAGTAACACCGTCCATTGAGTATATTAAATTGATGGATTGCCATTTAATTTAGTTTTCACATAAAACAAGGAGAGAGAGGTCTCCCTGAATGTTTCACATTAGCTTTAAATAATAATCTACAAAGTTCACACCTAGCCTGTTTTCAATGAGAGCTGGACTCTATGTCCCCATTCTTTTGGCCACAGGAGCCAACTACATTTGCAAGTgagattatttttaatacataaaCTTAGTCAAAAGTTCAAGGTAAGAAAACAAtggttataaataaaaattagcatGTTACCTACTCCGCTTTGAAGTGGAAGCATAGCAAGTAGCAGCAACACTAAATTTTTGTATTGCAATCAATATTTCTGTTATtagaagataaataaaatcttgaTTGCTTAATGATTAGATAACAACCAAAACTGGCTTAAGATAGGAATCATTAAGCATAAGATCCAGTGTATATTATAATAAACAAAGTTCAGGATACTCTTCTGAGTTGATGAATACTCAAAATAGATCATCTACTTAGCAGACTAAGAATAGCTGGGATCTAGGAGCTTTAACTTATTCAAGCAAACTGAGTTGCTTCATTTGGGCTTTGGTAAGACGATGGATCGTGCTCGAAGATTTAGAAAGATTCCCCTGAAAgggaaaaatagaaaacattAGAATGGAAAAGTGTAACAAGGCTCAAATTTTGGTTTGAAGGATATGAATAAGAGGCATATGTAAATTTAGTGTAGAAGAAGGCCACCAATCAAAATTTCATACCAGCAAAATGCAACTAAGCTCTGAAGGATCACACGGAATTGCAGGGGCACATAGCGGTGATTGATCCAACCAATAACAGGCCAGAACTGCATTTGTTTGTCTTATGTCAGATTATGATAGTTGTTATATTATATCACCATAGCATATAATTCAGGTTGAGCATAGAGTGTAATACCGTCCATGAAGTATATTGTATTGTTGGATAGTCCTTCTTTATTTTAGCTTTCACATGAACCCAAGGTCTTCCTGTGTTTCACATATGCATAAAATAATTAACAGTAACTAACATACTATTGCTATCTGAAATGGCCATATCTAGCCTGCTTATTTTCCTAATTCTTTTAGGCTTGATTTCAGTAATAGAGTTGTTTTTCTAATATCCACTTTTATAATGTGAAACCAAAACCTGAAGTATAAAGTTGGTTGGTATTAGATGGGTCAACTCAAATATACAATTTAATCATTTTTGGCTTCagtaaatgaaagaaaaaatggTGGAAGTAATATGTTTCCTTACAACTTACCCTCCACAACCAGCCCAAGGTAAACCATGAAAACCAGGTTGTTCCAAGGAGAAAAAGTAACCTGCTCCAGCAGCACCTGACAATTTGACAAGCCATTTTTTGATTTAAACTTCTAAAAATtgttctcttttctcttccaCTGATTGAGTCAACCAAACTGTCAATTGGTTCGGGAAAATCACTTTAGAAACCCCTTATTGATGCTATTAAGTTCATTCTCCAGTTAATtatattcagcaaaaggagaaAACAGTATATGCTTCAACATAAGAAAACTGAAGATGGAATTTGGTCATTCTTACATTACTAAcacaagtaataaaataatgttGAGTTACATTCTTTCAATATCTGTCATTAAATCAAGGCTTTCAGGGAACAAACTTAAGCTCAAGGCTGAGTAGAATAGTGTACCTTCTTGGCTACTGTTTTCGTATCCCTTTTCCCCTTGAAAATTTTGTCTAGAATTATGTACAGGTAATGTCCAAATGGACCACGATAAGCAACTCCGAAAATCTGCATTCAACAAATCATAAGTATGATTGAGATGGCACACAATAGAACAACTTTAAGGCTAAAGAACATATCATCACTCACTTGAGTGTTAGAGAAACTCCAACCGACGGTATTATGGTGATAAAGTCTATATTTTCTAGACTAACGTTGGCACCAAATATAGTGTACAGCTACAGTATCACTTTATTTGGTGTGTATAGTAACTACATTATATTGGATAAGTCTACAGTACATTTTTAAAAGGACGTAAATTTCTCATCTGTTTTGAACATATAAGAGATTTTTTAAGTCCATTTTTTTCATGATTGTGtgtgttgtagttatttaagattatctgtaaatttttaaaaaatttcaaatagtttacaatgccaaaaataaaGTTGTATGCGTGACTTTTTTTCTTACACGTGTGTTTATtgtttgaactttattttcggtgttataaactatttaaaattttttaaatgataataACTGACTCTAAATAATTATaccatacaaaaaaataaaattaaagactTTACTTAACGTTAAATTAAATAGATAAGGAATTCTACCAGAACGCCCACTTTAGTGTAATAAAGAACagtatcataataataataataataggacTAAAAAATCatatagtaataaataatattttttaacgtAATATTCCAAAGAGTTTATAACATCATATTTGAGATATT is a window from the Cannabis sativa cultivar Pink pepper isolate KNU-18-1 chromosome 1, ASM2916894v1, whole genome shotgun sequence genome containing:
- the LOC115705016 gene encoding probable F-box protein At4g22030; the protein is MVTIQASSAVYMKVSNISCSSQTRRRFGVSLAPTRAILNLPKVQNQAKSTTTNPLLSLQKIPYSLGFQDMDIIKRSNLDSSTIQMEKMYAILESVTDRVEMHKNIGEQRDNWNNLLLSSVNSITLAAATMAGISVLSSPSIALKLSSTILYLAATGILVIMNKIQPSQLAEEQRNASRLFKQLQTEIQTQLTIGNPTALDVNEAMEKVLALDKAYPLPLLGAMIEKFPETVESAVWWPRKTEQKKQKSQELGMRNDYNNNNGWSPKLEEEMREVSKIIERKDVADYLRLSEKALKLNKMLAISGPVLTGLAAAATAVSGGFGSTHGVGAAATVVGVVAGALASVVNTLEHGGQVGMVFEMYRSNAGFFRLMEESIESNLKETDVERRENGEVFQTKVALKLGRSLSELKNLSSSSSRYINPHGSSDSEEFASKLF
- the LOC115707732 gene encoding peroxisomal membrane protein PMP22; translated protein: MGSIAKKGLNQYLMQLQQHPLRTKAITAGTIAGLSDIVSQKLTGIQKLQLKRILLKVIFGVAYRGPFGHYLYIILDKIFKGKRDTKTVAKKVLLEQVTFSPWNNLVFMVYLGLVVEGRPWVHVKAKIKKDYPTIQYTSWTFWPVIGWINHRYVPLQFRVILQSLVAFCWGIFLNLRARSIVLPKPK